Below is a window of Fulvitalea axinellae DNA.
AGATCCGGATGTGCTGCCTTTGAGCAAGGAAATCCCCGTTTCTTGGCCTTTGTAATTGATCACCGCTCCGGGAAAGGCTACGCGTGTGGTTTTCTTTCCTTCTTTGTTCTCGTGAATTCTTGTGGAAGGAACCCCGAGACTTGTCAGTTTGCGTTGGGTTTCGTTTACGCTTCTCGGCGTTCTTCCTTTGGTGGGGTCCGTAAAGCGATATTGGACTTTGTGTCCCGAATATGCTTCGAATTCGTCCAAAGTCTCCTTTACGCTATTCTGAAGGCGTTTGAATCCGGCGGGCAAATCGCCGTCCAGAAACACTTCGACGAAAACCGGTTCTTCCAGCTTGCCCAACATTTTCACGGTTGGTTTCGAAATGGTATACCGGCCCTCCTCGGTTAAGTCTACCCGGAAGAAATGCCCGGAAAGCGATAGGTTCAGGGCTAAGAGCACCAAAAGGCCAATGCCGGCCTTGAGCAGGTCTTCGATTCGTTTCGTGTGGAAATTTACCATAATCTGCTGGCGAGTCTAAGACGTGTAACAATCAGGGCCGATGCGATCACCGACGCGAAATACAGTAAATCGCGGGAATCGATAAGGCCACGCCCGATGGCGTTGTAGTGGTAAAGCAAGCCGAGGCGTTCGACATTGAGCGCACCGGAGGTAAACATTCCCGATACGGACGAAAATCCGCTATAAAGCGCAAAGCAAGCGAAAGCCGAAGAGATAAAGGCCACAATTTGGTTTTCGGTAAGCGAAGAGGCCGTGATGCCGATTGCGGTAAACACGCCCCCGAGCATCAAAAGGCCGGCGTAAGATCCGGCGATGCCCGCGCTGTCAAGGTTTCCGGCCGGACTGCCGAGCATATAGACGGAAACGTAATACAGCGCCGTAGGAATCAAAGTAAGCGCCACCAAAGCCCAGCCGGCGAAGAACTTGCCGAGGATGATCTCCCAAGCGCCGAGCGGTTTGGTCAAAAGCAGTTCGATGGTTCCGGTTTTCTGTTCTTCGGCGAACATCCGCATGGTGACGGCCGGGATTAGGAACATAAAAACATAAGGCCCCAGGCTAAAAAGCGTTTCCATGTCGGCGAAGCCGTAATTCAGGACACTGGTTTCCGGAAATACCCACATAAGCAGGCCAATTCCCGTAAGAAACACGCCCATGACCACGTAGCCGATCAGGGAGTTAAGGAATCCGTTAATTTCTTTCTTGAAAATATTAAGCATGCTGGCCTTTTGTTTTGGTCAGTTTCTTGGCCCGGCGCCGAAAGTTGTAGGCCGGGCCTACAAAATAACGTCATTTTTCCGAAAAATAATGCGTACCCGCACCTGAGCGAAAGCCAAAAACCGCTCTTTTTATGGCTTAAAAGGTGAAATGATGGAAAATACGGGTGTCAATTTGGCGTTGTATAGCGGATTGACGCCGGATTTATTCGGAGGAAAAGACCAAAACCGCTTATATTGCGGGTTCACTAACACTCTGTTTTATGAAGCTAGCGGCCATTGACGTGGGCTCCAACGCAGCCCGTTTGCAGATTTCGAAAGTTACTTTGGGCCAGGACGGCCAAGAACGGTTCAAGAAGCTTGAGTATATCAGGTATCCTTTAAGACTGGGAAAGGACGTTTTTTCCGAAGGCAAAATATCCCCAAAAAGAAGGGCCAACTTCGTGAAGTTGATGAGGGCCTTCGCTTTGGTCATCGATCTGCACGAAGTTGACGAGGTGATCGCTTATGCGACCTCGGCCACAAGGGAAGCGGAAAACGGAGAGGAAATTGCCAAAGAAATACGGTTGATGACTGGCTTGCCTCTGGAAGTAATTGACGGTGAACGGGAAGCGAGAGTGACTTTTGAAGCCTTGTCTGAATTTATTGACGACGGCGCGTATATTCATATCGATGTGGGTGGTGGTAGTACTGAGCTGAACTTGCACCAAGGAGGAGAAAAAATAGCGGGGAAGTCTTTTCCTGTCGGTTCCGTCCGCTCTTTAGCCGAAAAAGACGATGACGTTTGGACGGATATGCGCCGGTGGATCAACGATTTTGTGCCGACTGGCGAAGAGGTTTTGGCTGTTGGGACCGGCGGAAATATCAATAAGCTGTCACAACTGATTGACGGATCGCGAGACGGTTATCTGATCGATCTGTTCAGGCTGGAGGATAAAAGGCAAGAGTTGGCGGAATTTACGACTGAAGAGCGTATGTCTGTATTTAACCTGAATCCTGACCGGGCCGATGTGATTGTTCCCGCATCGGAAATTTATTTGAACGCGATGCGTTCCGCAGGCGCGGACAAAATTTTGGTGCCGAGAGTAGGGTTGAAAGACGGTATGCTCCGCTACCTTTATAAGAAGAAGCGGAACGTACCGGAAATGGCTTGATTGAAATCAGAGGGCGAGTTTTTTGATAACGTTGCCCTCAAAATCTTTTATGCGAAACATATCCCGCTCCACAATGCCGTAAGAATTGGCGTACCCGCCTTTTGGTAAAGCGATAGAGCCTGGATTGAGTATCGAAATGCCGTCCCGGTCTTCGGCTACGGGAATGTGCGTGTGTCCCGATACGAATACGTCACCTCTGGAAAGCTCTGGCAACTGCTCTGGAGAATAAACGTGGCCGTGTGTCACGAACCATTTGCGCCCATTGATGAACAGGATGGTATAATCGGCCATCATGGGATAAGTGATGAGCATTTGGTCCACCTCGCTGTCGCAATTGCCACGCACGGCTATAACCTTGTCTTTGTATTGGTTCAGACTGAGCGCTACTTCAGACGGTGCGTAACCCTTTGGAAGCGGGTTTCGGGGGCCGTGATAAAGAGCGTCGCCAATCATCAGGATTCTGTCGGGCTGTTCTTTGTCTATTACGGCCATAGCCTTTTCCATATAGTGCATGGAGCCATGGATGTCGGAAATCAGGATGATTTTCATGTCCGGAAAATTTTTGTTGGTGAAAAGTATACCGAGCGATAAAAGCGATGGGGGCAAAGCCCCGTGAATTCCGGCCTTTGCCGGTTAGTTTTTTAGGTATTTGTCTGGGTTTTTCAGATAGTCCTCTATGTTGATCCCTTTTTGTTTGTAAAGTCCTTCGCCGAAGAATTTGAGGATATTCAAATATTCCTCGGGTTTCCAATAACCGGGAACCACGGTGATAATGTCCAACTCCTGGTCAAGATAAACCACGGAAGGGTACGATAACCTTTTGTTTAGCAAAGCTACTGCAAGTTCGTTGACGCCTCTGTTCCCGTTTGGAATATACTTGAAAGTGTGTCCTTTGAATTGAATGTCCCGTTTGCTTTCGGCGTTGAACTTTACGGGATAAAACTTCTTCTTGATGTATTTGACAATCTCTGGATCCGAGAATGTGGTCTTGTCCATTTTCTTACACCAGCCACACCAATCCGTATAAACGTCGATAAGGACCAGCTTCGGGTTTTTCCTTATGGATTTCTCGACTTCCTCTATCGTTTCCCATTTGAGATGTTTTTTCTTTCCACTTTGGGCCGTGGCGTTTGTGGCGAACAGTGCCAGTAGCAGAAATACTATCAGTGGATTCTTCATTGAGAAGTTGTTTTGTGGAAGCGAGGAAGCTCCGTCCGTTTTATTCTGTCACAACACTCAGTTTAACGTTTGCGTTAGCCTTTAGTTTTCTCCATTCGGGAATGAAAAAGCACAAGGTGAAACATGTGGAAAGGAAATCGGCGGCCGGAAAGCTGTACCATATCGCCGTGAGTCCTTGGCCTGTGAGTTTGGGTAAAACAAGAAACATCGGTATCAGGAAAAGGATCTGCCTTGACAAAGTGAGCAACAAGGCGGGCATGGCTTTTCCTATAGCCTGGAAATAAGCGGCTCCGATCATCTGGATGATGGCCAATGGCAAGAGCGTCAGGATGATTGTCAACCCCTCCGAGCCCATGGCTACAATGGCCTTGTCCTCGGTGAAGATCCGTATAATAGCCTTGGAAAAAGCCATGCCTCCCAGTTCCGAAATAACCGCGGCGATGACTCCAAACCCAAGCGCGATGAGAATGCTTTTTTTCAGTCTGTCGAAATTTTTAGCCCCGAAGTTGAACCCGGCGATAGGCAGAAAGCCCTGCACGATTCCTATCATCGGGATGAAAAGGAACATCAATACGTTGTTGAGAATGCCATAAATGGCTACAGCTTCTTTTCCGCCGTATTTGAACAGGTTGTGGTTCAGGAACATGGCCACAACGCTTGATGCGCTTTGTCGGGCTAGCGAAGAGATTCCGATGGATGCGATTTCCTTCACGATATAAGTCCTGAGCCTCATGAATTTTCGCCTGAATTTTAGCACCCCTTTTCCTCTTAAGACATGGATGAAGAGTAGGGAAGAAAAGATGACCTGCGAGGTGACAGTGGCGTAGGCCGATCCAGCGATACCCCAATTAAGTTTGACTACAAGAAGCCAATCAAGGAATATGTTGAAAACGGCGGAGGCCGAAAGCACCATCATCGGCGTTTTGGCGTCACCCTCGGCCCGGACGATGTTGTTAAGCGCCATCATGATTCCCAAGAACGGCATTCCGGCCAAAACGATCAGAAAATAAGTCTTTGCGTATGGGACGATTTCCTCCTTTGCGCCGAATACCGCCAGTATCTCGTCAGGGAAAAGGTAACCTAACAATATGGCCGTGCCACAAAGCAACACGGTTAAGCTGATGGCGTTGCCCAAGGTCTTGTCGGCCTCTTCTTTGTTGCCGGCGCCCAAGTGTCGGGAAATCATTGATCCGGCTCCGATACCCACCGACATTCCGATAATCGGGATGAGGGAACCTATGGGCATCACAACAGCTAGCCCCGCGATACCCAGCGTACCGACAAAGCGGCTCACGAAGACCGCGTCGACAATATTGAATATGATGATAACCATTAGCCCGATCATCGCCGGCGCCGACATTTTCAGCAATAACGAGGGTACGGGTTCAGTGCCGAGTTTGTTTGTGTGTTTCATCGAGTTTTCTTCGGGTTGAGAAGAGGGACGAAGGTCGCTAATTTCCCGGTAAAGGAAACGATAAAGTGATGGGAAAAGTGCCTCAAGGACTTTTTTAAGTTGATATGGGCCAATGGCCGAACAGTAGTCTTTTTGGGGTGTTTGTGATATGTTGACGTGTTTTTTTCGTTGAAAATATCCGGATTTTGACAATTCCCATTTGTGTATGAGTAATGATAAGATTAGGACGCTAGGATTCGGCTCCACTTTGGCTATCGTGTTGGCGAGCGTTATCGGTACCGGAATTTTCACTTCTGTGGGTTTGGTGGCCGAATACGTAGACAACCCTACGCATATTTTGCTGTTGTGGGGGCTAGGGGGCGTAATGACCCTTTGCGGTGCGCTTTGCTATGCCGAATTGGGGACGGTATTTCCAAAATCCGGCGGGGAATACAACGCTTTGAGAAAGCTGTATCACCCATCGTTGGGGTTCCTGTTTGGTTGGACTAGCGTAGTGTTGGACTTTCCCGCCGCCAATGCGTTAACCGCTATAGCTTTGGCGAAGTATTTACAGCATTTGGTTGACGTGCCGACCACCGTGTTAGCCGCTATTTTGGTGACTGCCGTGACAATGGTTCACGCTTTCAGTTGTAAGATCGGTTCCCGGTTTCAGAATTCCACTGTTTGGCTGAAGATGGGCTTAATCGTAGTGTTCTTGGTTATCGGTTACTTTTATCTGAATAGCGAGGCCCCGATGTATTATGAAACTCATTTTGAGAAACCTGCGCCGATAGACAAATGGATGATCGCTTTGCTGTACGTGAGCTATACGTTTACGGGTTGGAGCTTGGCGATTTACATTACCGATAAAGTGAAAGATCCCGTTAAAACTATTCCCAAAACGATGGTTTGGGGTTCGGTGATTATTACGGTATTGTATTTGGTGATCGTTTACCTTTTTGTGAGCGCTGTAAGAATTGACGACCTGAAGGGGCATTTGGATATCGGTTATCTGTTTTCCGAAGCGGTTTTGGGTGACTCGTACGGCAAGCGTTTTTTCGACTTTCTGATAGCGATAACCCTTTTATCCGCTTTGAGCGTGGACATTTGGATAGGTCCGCAGGTAAGTATGGCTATTGGGCGGGATTTCCGGATGTTTCGATGGTTGGGAAAGATTAATAAGGAAGGTGTGCCTACCCGCGGGTATTTCATTCAACTGTTGATTAGTCTTGGATTCATTTTCTCTTCCAATTTTGAGTCGGTGTTGTTGATGTCAGAGTTTGCGACAGGATTGTTTGTCTTGCTGACAATCGTAGGGGTGTTTATTATACGGTCCCGTCCTTCAAACTTTGTTATTCCCTACAAAACCTGGGGGTATCCTGTGACTCCTTTGGTGTTTCTGGTTTTAAGCGGAGCGATTTCCCTCTATATCTTGACTGATAATTTTACGGAAGCCGTGACGGGAGTCTTTTTGACTTGCTTGGGCTTGGTTTTCTATTGGGCAAACCAGAAATATTTTCCCGAAAAGGTTAAAGAATAAGTTTCCTAACCTAGGAAAGAGTCACCGTATAGAAGAAGAATGCCCAATACCGCAGTAGCGAGGTAAATAAGGGTGGTCGGTAATCCGATTTTGAAAAAGTCCTTAAAGCGGTAGCCTCCAGGACCGTAGACGATCAAGTTGGTTTGGTAACCAATCGGTGTGAGGAATGCGGCTGAAGCTGCGAAAGCGATACCCATATAGAGTGGCATTCCGTCTGTTCCGAGCTTTGCGCTTAGCGCATAGGCGATAGGGAATACAATGGAAACAGCTCCTACATTACTGACAATCGATGTCAGGAATGTCGTGATCAGCATTAAACCTAACAGGATGGAGATATTGCCGTAAGGCTGAAGCGC
It encodes the following:
- the gldF gene encoding gliding motility-associated ABC transporter permease subunit GldF, translated to MLNIFKKEINGFLNSLIGYVVMGVFLTGIGLLMWVFPETSVLNYGFADMETLFSLGPYVFMFLIPAVTMRMFAEEQKTGTIELLLTKPLGAWEIILGKFFAGWALVALTLIPTALYYVSVYMLGSPAGNLDSAGIAGSYAGLLMLGGVFTAIGITASSLTENQIVAFISSAFACFALYSGFSSVSGMFTSGALNVERLGLLYHYNAIGRGLIDSRDLLYFASVIASALIVTRLRLASRLW
- a CDS encoding phosphatase, whose protein sequence is MKLAAIDVGSNAARLQISKVTLGQDGQERFKKLEYIRYPLRLGKDVFSEGKISPKRRANFVKLMRAFALVIDLHEVDEVIAYATSATREAENGEEIAKEIRLMTGLPLEVIDGEREARVTFEALSEFIDDGAYIHIDVGGGSTELNLHQGGEKIAGKSFPVGSVRSLAEKDDDVWTDMRRWINDFVPTGEEVLAVGTGGNINKLSQLIDGSRDGYLIDLFRLEDKRQELAEFTTEERMSVFNLNPDRADVIVPASEIYLNAMRSAGADKILVPRVGLKDGMLRYLYKKKRNVPEMA
- the yfcE gene encoding phosphodiesterase, with translation MKIILISDIHGSMHYMEKAMAVIDKEQPDRILMIGDALYHGPRNPLPKGYAPSEVALSLNQYKDKVIAVRGNCDSEVDQMLITYPMMADYTILFINGRKWFVTHGHVYSPEQLPELSRGDVFVSGHTHIPVAEDRDGISILNPGSIALPKGGYANSYGIVERDMFRIKDFEGNVIKKLAL
- a CDS encoding thioredoxin family protein translates to MKNPLIVFLLLALFATNATAQSGKKKHLKWETIEEVEKSIRKNPKLVLIDVYTDWCGWCKKMDKTTFSDPEIVKYIKKKFYPVKFNAESKRDIQFKGHTFKYIPNGNRGVNELAVALLNKRLSYPSVVYLDQELDIITVVPGYWKPEEYLNILKFFGEGLYKQKGINIEDYLKNPDKYLKN
- a CDS encoding MATE family efflux transporter, whose translation is MKHTNKLGTEPVPSLLLKMSAPAMIGLMVIIIFNIVDAVFVSRFVGTLGIAGLAVVMPIGSLIPIIGMSVGIGAGSMISRHLGAGNKEEADKTLGNAISLTVLLCGTAILLGYLFPDEILAVFGAKEEIVPYAKTYFLIVLAGMPFLGIMMALNNIVRAEGDAKTPMMVLSASAVFNIFLDWLLVVKLNWGIAGSAYATVTSQVIFSSLLFIHVLRGKGVLKFRRKFMRLRTYIVKEIASIGISSLARQSASSVVAMFLNHNLFKYGGKEAVAIYGILNNVLMFLFIPMIGIVQGFLPIAGFNFGAKNFDRLKKSILIALGFGVIAAVISELGGMAFSKAIIRIFTEDKAIVAMGSEGLTIILTLLPLAIIQMIGAAYFQAIGKAMPALLLTLSRQILFLIPMFLVLPKLTGQGLTAIWYSFPAADFLSTCFTLCFFIPEWRKLKANANVKLSVVTE
- a CDS encoding APC family permease; translation: MSNDKIRTLGFGSTLAIVLASVIGTGIFTSVGLVAEYVDNPTHILLLWGLGGVMTLCGALCYAELGTVFPKSGGEYNALRKLYHPSLGFLFGWTSVVLDFPAANALTAIALAKYLQHLVDVPTTVLAAILVTAVTMVHAFSCKIGSRFQNSTVWLKMGLIVVFLVIGYFYLNSEAPMYYETHFEKPAPIDKWMIALLYVSYTFTGWSLAIYITDKVKDPVKTIPKTMVWGSVIITVLYLVIVYLFVSAVRIDDLKGHLDIGYLFSEAVLGDSYGKRFFDFLIAITLLSALSVDIWIGPQVSMAIGRDFRMFRWLGKINKEGVPTRGYFIQLLISLGFIFSSNFESVLLMSEFATGLFVLLTIVGVFIIRSRPSNFVIPYKTWGYPVTPLVFLVLSGAISLYILTDNFTEAVTGVFLTCLGLVFYWANQKYFPEKVKE